The Snodgrassella alvi wkB2 genome window below encodes:
- the yccS gene encoding YccS family putative transporter, with translation MRTIPVRAGYLSNLPMLLSMMLAALWVWYTGNTAESTALFLGIIAGGLVDLDDGFTGRLRNLFFTLIHFSLAATAVQWTFGHPLAFSLLMVWAAFSMTMMGAIDVRYRTIAFGTLLVMLYTVLTYSPLLPWYTNPIMLVCGTSLFSLCTLVLHLLFPNRPVQDNLAGSFARLADYMLVKAQFFDPDEVDLLAERELELAMKNTAVINGFNQCRTALFYRLRRQHRQRSIGMLLQYYLTAQNIHERISSRHVDYAALAHKLAHSDLIYRIQRLIVLQAQACRQMGECLQEDKPYAFNLMLQRAGEGVQQAVARYCAEHGSDEDLPGLQQLTANILAINEQLLWLEQVKNNSKEQNIGDLQIAGLDVDRIRDILPALKAHFTFQSNVLRHAVRLAILTAVTCVVVESFHLKMGYWILLTGVIVCQPNYSATTARLKQRIVGTLLGVVVGSALPYFVPALSGRLIIVVVSTVLFFAFRVRRYSFSTFFITVQVLVGFAIIGMDTQSAMLSRFTDTILGSVLAWCAVSYLWPDWRYLTLGRIAGRALSSDGVYLRQVAQQLQNGLSDDVVYRAARRNAHELAVTLSNTVADMSMEPKRYGQHLAEGKTLLQLNYVLLSCISALGAIRAQVDRLRPQLTPEQVQYWMTIAGSLAELMEQKPDSALFQTKWEALAELLKVSRPLPDDDVVEKVLWRQLHQIHVQLPLYRQALRADAGAGRIAAQ, from the coding sequence ATGCGAACAATTCCGGTACGTGCAGGTTATCTGTCCAATTTACCGATGCTGCTCAGTATGATGCTGGCGGCACTGTGGGTATGGTATACGGGCAATACGGCAGAAAGTACGGCGCTGTTTCTGGGAATTATTGCCGGCGGGCTGGTGGATCTGGATGATGGATTTACCGGCCGTTTACGCAATCTGTTTTTTACGCTGATACATTTTTCTCTGGCTGCTACTGCGGTGCAGTGGACATTCGGGCATCCGCTGGCGTTTTCGCTGCTGATGGTGTGGGCGGCATTCAGTATGACGATGATGGGTGCTATTGATGTGCGATACCGCACGATTGCTTTTGGTACGCTGCTGGTGATGCTGTATACGGTGCTGACTTATTCGCCGCTTTTACCCTGGTATACCAATCCGATTATGCTGGTTTGCGGTACCAGTTTGTTTAGTCTGTGTACGCTGGTGCTGCATCTGCTGTTTCCTAACCGGCCGGTGCAGGACAATCTGGCCGGCTCTTTTGCCAGACTGGCCGATTATATGCTGGTAAAAGCTCAGTTTTTTGACCCGGATGAGGTGGATTTGCTTGCAGAAAGGGAACTTGAGCTGGCAATGAAAAATACGGCGGTGATTAATGGTTTTAATCAGTGCCGTACTGCTTTGTTTTATCGTCTGCGCCGGCAGCACCGGCAGCGTAGTATTGGTATGCTGCTGCAATATTATCTGACTGCACAGAATATCCATGAACGTATCAGTTCGCGCCATGTTGATTATGCGGCACTGGCGCATAAGCTGGCACATTCTGATTTAATTTACCGTATTCAGCGCTTGATTGTGTTGCAGGCTCAGGCTTGCCGGCAGATGGGTGAATGCCTGCAGGAAGATAAGCCGTATGCATTTAATCTGATGCTTCAGCGTGCCGGTGAAGGTGTACAGCAGGCTGTGGCACGTTATTGTGCAGAACATGGCAGTGATGAGGATTTACCGGGTTTACAGCAGTTAACGGCTAATATTCTGGCGATTAATGAGCAGCTGTTGTGGCTGGAACAGGTAAAGAATAACAGTAAAGAACAAAACATCGGTGATTTGCAGATTGCCGGGCTGGATGTTGACCGGATACGCGATATTCTGCCGGCGTTAAAAGCACATTTTACTTTTCAGTCGAATGTGTTGCGCCATGCTGTGCGTCTGGCCATTCTGACTGCTGTTACCTGTGTGGTGGTTGAAAGTTTCCATCTGAAAATGGGTTACTGGATTTTGCTGACCGGGGTTATTGTCTGTCAGCCGAATTATTCGGCAACAACAGCCAGGCTGAAACAAAGAATTGTGGGTACGCTGCTTGGGGTAGTAGTGGGTTCGGCATTGCCTTATTTTGTGCCTGCGCTGTCTGGCCGGCTGATAATTGTGGTGGTTAGTACGGTGCTGTTTTTTGCATTCAGGGTTCGCCGCTACAGTTTCTCTACGTTTTTTATCACGGTTCAGGTGCTGGTGGGTTTTGCGATTATCGGTATGGATACGCAGTCAGCCATGCTGTCACGCTTTACGGATACGATTCTTGGCTCTGTGCTGGCATGGTGTGCGGTATCGTATTTGTGGCCAGACTGGCGTTATCTGACGCTGGGACGGATTGCCGGACGCGCCTTAAGCAGTGATGGTGTCTATCTGCGACAGGTAGCGCAGCAGTTGCAGAACGGGCTAAGCGACGATGTTGTTTATCGCGCGGCGCGACGCAATGCACACGAGCTGGCGGTTACGCTGAGTAATACTGTAGCTGATATGTCGATGGAGCCAAAACGTTACGGGCAACATCTGGCTGAGGGTAAAACCTTGCTGCAACTGAATTATGTATTGTTAAGCTGTATTTCTGCACTGGGTGCGATTCGTGCTCAGGTGGATCGCCTGCGTCCACAGCTGACGCCGGAACAGGTGCAATACTGGATGACGATTGCCGGCAGTCTGGCAGAATTGATGGAGCAGAAACCCGATTCTGCACTTTTTCAAACTAAGTGGGAGGCATTGGCAGAGCTGTTAAAAGTGAGCAGGCCGCTGCCGGATGATGATGTGGTTGAAAAGGTATTATGGCGGCAATTGCATCAGATTCATGTACAGCTGCCACTGTACAGGCAGGCTTTGCGGGCTGATGCCGGAGCAGGCAGGATAGCGGCTCAGTAA
- the proP gene encoding glycine betaine/L-proline transporter ProP, giving the protein MTAVNKQNEASSHVPPLIPTQNGTLELHDITIVDQNKLKKAISAAALGNAMEWFDFGVYGFVAYALGQVFFPSASPSVQIIAALGTFSVPFLVRPLGGVFFGILGDRFGRQKVLSTTIIIMALSTFCIGLIPSYNSIGMWAPVLLLLCKLAQGFSVGGEYTGAAIFVAEYSPDRQRGFLGSFLDFGSICGFVLGAGLVVLLENIMGSAHFLSWGWRIPFFLAAPLGLLGLYLRHAAEETPAFQQHLDMMEKAEQEDVGNRPQVSFKKIMQRFWPTLLMSVGLVLTTNITYYMLLTYMPSYLSHNLHYGEDRGVLIIIAIMIGMMFMQPIIGFVSDKIGRKPFVIGGSIALLILAIPCFQLITSGKVGLIFLGLFILALILNSFTGVMASTLPALFPTRIRYSALASAFNIAIIIAGLTPTIAAALVDATNDLFIPAYYLMLVGIIGIVTGICLKETANRPLRGVSPSASNKQEARELLVQTYQHIEQSVDDIDAEIARLQEQIGELEKRKQQYIDLHPKLE; this is encoded by the coding sequence ATGACAGCTGTTAATAAACAAAATGAGGCTTCTTCTCATGTTCCACCACTGATTCCTACTCAGAACGGAACGCTGGAATTACACGATATCACTATTGTTGACCAGAATAAGCTTAAAAAGGCCATTTCTGCCGCTGCACTGGGTAATGCCATGGAGTGGTTTGATTTTGGGGTATATGGTTTTGTGGCTTATGCGCTGGGACAGGTATTTTTTCCGTCTGCTTCGCCCAGTGTGCAGATAATCGCCGCATTGGGTACCTTCTCCGTACCATTTCTGGTGCGCCCGCTTGGTGGTGTGTTTTTCGGGATTCTTGGCGATCGCTTCGGCCGGCAGAAAGTATTGTCGACTACCATTATTATTATGGCACTCAGTACTTTTTGTATTGGTCTGATTCCATCGTATAACAGTATTGGTATGTGGGCACCTGTGCTGTTGCTGTTGTGTAAGCTGGCTCAAGGGTTTTCTGTGGGCGGTGAATATACGGGAGCGGCTATTTTTGTCGCGGAATATTCACCCGACCGGCAGCGCGGGTTTCTGGGCAGTTTTCTGGATTTTGGTTCAATCTGCGGGTTTGTGCTTGGTGCAGGGCTGGTGGTATTGCTGGAAAATATTATGGGTTCGGCACATTTTCTCTCGTGGGGCTGGCGCATTCCGTTTTTTCTGGCTGCTCCTTTAGGTCTGCTGGGCTTGTATTTGCGCCATGCTGCGGAGGAAACTCCGGCTTTTCAGCAACATCTGGATATGATGGAAAAGGCTGAGCAGGAAGACGTTGGTAACCGGCCTCAGGTTTCGTTTAAGAAAATTATGCAGCGTTTCTGGCCTACATTGCTGATGAGTGTCGGGCTGGTGTTAACCACAAATATCACTTACTATATGCTGCTGACTTATATGCCCAGCTATCTGTCGCATAATCTGCATTATGGTGAAGATCGCGGTGTGCTGATTATTATTGCGATTATGATTGGTATGATGTTTATGCAGCCGATTATTGGTTTTGTCAGCGATAAAATCGGACGTAAGCCATTTGTGATTGGCGGCTCAATTGCATTGCTGATTCTGGCTATTCCGTGTTTTCAGCTGATTACCAGTGGCAAAGTAGGGCTGATTTTTCTCGGGCTGTTTATTCTGGCGCTGATTCTGAATTCTTTTACCGGTGTTATGGCTTCTACGCTGCCGGCACTGTTTCCTACCCGTATCCGTTACAGTGCTCTGGCCAGTGCGTTTAATATTGCGATTATTATTGCCGGTTTAACGCCGACTATTGCCGCTGCGCTGGTGGATGCTACTAATGATTTGTTTATTCCGGCTTATTATCTGATGCTGGTGGGAATTATCGGTATTGTTACTGGTATCTGCCTGAAAGAAACGGCCAATCGTCCGCTGCGCGGTGTGTCTCCTTCAGCTTCGAATAAGCAGGAAGCGCGAGAGCTGCTGGTGCAGACTTATCAGCATATTGAGCAGAGTGTGGATGATATTGATGCAGAAATTGCCCGCTTACAGGAGCAGATAGGTGAGCTGGAAAAGCGTAAGCAGCAATATATTGATTTACATCCGAAGCTGGAGTGA